One window from the genome of Sphaerotilus microaerophilus encodes:
- a CDS encoding TetR/AcrR family transcriptional regulator, which translates to MADKTSTKTLSAGLSTRPHHRTAIGQAQREKTRAHIIDSAIPVFAELGPDVPVIDDFVKAAGVSRGTFYNYFQTTRELLDACIDAMSNEVIETIIPAVRDLSDPVHRLATAARLYYRKATHDPLFRAFLGSVSGIGAVAMEHARGDLEEAIAQGQVQVRDIELAQAIAVGVMVFALKSRLAPSGGDEQGAEVVRAILRGLGASAQNIDDALARELPAVDACRLAVATAA; encoded by the coding sequence ATGGCTGACAAAACGTCAACGAAAACTCTCTCTGCTGGCCTCTCCACCCGTCCGCACCACCGCACCGCGATCGGCCAGGCGCAGCGGGAGAAGACCCGCGCGCACATCATCGACAGCGCCATCCCGGTCTTTGCCGAGCTGGGGCCCGACGTTCCGGTGATCGACGACTTCGTCAAGGCCGCCGGCGTGTCGCGCGGCACCTTCTACAACTACTTCCAGACCACCCGGGAACTGCTCGACGCCTGCATCGATGCGATGTCGAATGAGGTGATCGAAACCATCATTCCCGCGGTTCGGGATCTGTCCGACCCGGTGCACCGGCTGGCCACCGCCGCGCGCCTGTATTACCGCAAGGCCACCCACGACCCGCTGTTCCGTGCCTTTCTGGGGTCGGTGTCCGGCATCGGCGCGGTGGCGATGGAACACGCACGCGGGGATCTGGAAGAGGCCATCGCACAGGGGCAGGTCCAGGTTCGGGACATCGAACTGGCCCAGGCCATTGCGGTGGGTGTGATGGTCTTCGCACTCAAGTCTCGTCTCGCCCCGTCGGGCGGCGACGAGCAAGGTGCAGAGGTGGTGCGGGCCATCCTGCGCGGGCTGGGGGCGTCCGCCCAAAACATCGACGATGCCTTGGCGCGCGAGCTCCCCGCCGTGGATGCATGCCGTCTTGCGGTGGCGACTGCAGCTTGA
- a CDS encoding malonic semialdehyde reductase, with amino-acid sequence MPALNDEALDQLFRAARTFNRFRPEPVDDSLLRQLHDLYRWGPTSMNCQPARVVFVRTPEGKERLRPALAPGNVDKTMAAPVTAIVATDMAFFEQLPSQFPAVPTARELYAGNTGLAVETGLRNGSLQGAYLMLAARSLGLAVGAMSGFNREAVNRAFFPDGRWEANFLVNLGWGDPAGLYPRGPRLAFEDAVQLA; translated from the coding sequence ATGCCCGCCCTGAACGACGAAGCCCTGGATCAACTGTTCCGCGCTGCACGTACCTTCAACCGTTTCCGTCCGGAGCCGGTGGATGACAGCCTGCTTCGGCAACTCCACGACCTGTATCGCTGGGGCCCGACCTCCATGAACTGCCAGCCGGCGCGGGTCGTCTTTGTGCGCACGCCCGAGGGCAAGGAGCGCCTGAGACCCGCCCTGGCGCCAGGCAATGTCGACAAGACCATGGCTGCACCGGTGACCGCCATCGTTGCCACCGACATGGCGTTCTTCGAGCAGTTGCCGAGCCAGTTCCCTGCAGTGCCCACGGCCCGCGAACTGTATGCCGGCAATACCGGACTCGCGGTGGAGACGGGGCTGCGCAATGGCAGCCTGCAGGGGGCCTACCTGATGCTGGCGGCACGGAGCCTGGGCCTGGCGGTTGGGGCGATGAGCGGCTTCAACCGGGAAGCGGTCAACCGGGCCTTCTTCCCTGACGGACGCTGGGAGGCGAACTTCCTGGTCAACCTGGGATGGGGAGATCCTGCCGGGCTGTATCCGCGTGGGCCGCGGCTGGCCTTCGAGGACGCCGTTCAGCTCGCCTGA
- a CDS encoding alpha/beta fold hydrolase — protein MADIHAASGTLPDGQAWHIHSEVHGSGPDVILLHGGGPGATGASNYAKNIEALSQHFRCWVIDFPGWGRSSKNLQAFGGEGPFQNGGRAILAFMNALGLERAHLVGNSFGGSAALCAAMDAPERVGKLVLMGPGGGVVAGAKGPTEGIRQLLTYYLGEGPSLEKLQAFIGNLVHDPSLLTPELIRQRFEASNDPEIRANPPLLPPAPERLHTLQISLDPRLAALQHRSLFIWGLQDRVNPVEGMEPFRAMPNADFLLLARCGHWAQWEHPQRFNDVVSHFLAHDD, from the coding sequence ATGGCGGACATTCACGCGGCATCGGGGACCCTGCCCGATGGCCAGGCTTGGCATATCCACAGTGAGGTGCATGGGTCCGGGCCCGATGTGATCCTGCTGCACGGCGGCGGGCCCGGCGCCACCGGCGCCAGCAACTACGCGAAGAACATCGAGGCCCTGTCGCAGCATTTCCGCTGCTGGGTGATCGATTTCCCGGGCTGGGGGCGCAGCTCCAAGAATCTGCAGGCCTTCGGTGGGGAAGGACCGTTCCAGAACGGTGGCCGGGCCATCTTGGCCTTCATGAACGCGCTGGGGCTGGAGCGTGCCCATCTGGTCGGCAACTCCTTCGGCGGTTCTGCCGCCCTGTGCGCGGCGATGGACGCGCCCGAGCGGGTGGGCAAGCTGGTGTTGATGGGTCCGGGCGGGGGTGTGGTGGCTGGCGCGAAGGGCCCCACCGAAGGCATCCGCCAATTGCTGACCTACTACCTGGGCGAGGGCCCAAGCCTGGAGAAGCTGCAGGCCTTCATCGGCAATCTGGTCCATGACCCGAGCCTGTTGACGCCGGAGTTGATCCGCCAGCGTTTCGAGGCCAGCAACGACCCGGAGATCCGCGCCAACCCACCGTTGCTGCCGCCTGCGCCGGAGCGGCTGCATACCCTGCAGATCAGCCTGGATCCGCGCCTGGCCGCCCTGCAGCACCGCAGCCTGTTCATCTGGGGTTTGCAGGACCGCGTCAATCCGGTGGAAGGCATGGAGCCCTTCCGGGCGATGCCCAACGCCGATTTCCTGCTGCTCGCCCGCTGTGGTCACTGGGCGCAGTGGGAGCACCCGCAGCGCTTCAACGACGTGGTGAGCCACTTCCTGGCGCACGACGACTGA
- a CDS encoding 4Fe-4S dicluster domain-containing protein encodes MTQWNLIIDVSLCENCNNCVLAAKDELVGNDFPGFSAAMPANGRGVIRIERHIRGSGHHVDVTHWPVLCNHCRDAPCVEAGGGSVTQRPDGIVVFDPEKVKGRRDLLDCCPYGALVWNEAAQVPQNWFFDAHLLDAGSTEPRCVGVCPTRALEAVKSDDSSMVARAAREGLQTLQPELGTRPRVYYRHLERLQTVFVAGSVSYRDAQGRAECLQGASVVLTGQGRAVASATTDAYGDFRLDGLPIGSGPAELMVTHPQHGSWTRSIVIGNHCVVVPDIELGA; translated from the coding sequence ATGACCCAATGGAATCTCATCATCGACGTCTCGCTGTGCGAGAACTGCAACAACTGCGTCCTGGCGGCCAAGGATGAATTGGTCGGCAACGACTTCCCAGGTTTCAGCGCAGCGATGCCCGCCAACGGTCGTGGTGTGATCCGCATCGAGCGCCACATCCGAGGCAGTGGCCACCACGTGGACGTCACCCACTGGCCCGTGCTGTGCAACCACTGCCGGGACGCCCCCTGCGTGGAGGCCGGGGGTGGATCGGTCACCCAGCGCCCGGATGGCATCGTCGTCTTCGATCCCGAGAAGGTGAAGGGGCGCCGCGATCTGTTGGACTGCTGCCCTTACGGTGCGCTGGTCTGGAACGAGGCGGCGCAGGTTCCGCAGAACTGGTTCTTCGACGCCCACTTGCTCGATGCGGGCTCGACAGAACCTCGATGTGTGGGGGTGTGTCCGACCCGGGCGCTTGAAGCCGTCAAGTCCGATGACAGCAGCATGGTTGCACGTGCCGCGCGCGAGGGCCTGCAGACGCTCCAGCCCGAACTCGGCACCCGCCCCCGGGTGTATTACCGCCACCTGGAGCGGCTGCAGACCGTCTTCGTCGCCGGCAGCGTTTCGTACCGCGACGCTCAGGGACGTGCCGAGTGCCTGCAGGGGGCCAGCGTGGTGCTGACAGGGCAGGGGAGAGCGGTTGCTTCGGCCACCACCGATGCCTATGGCGACTTCCGTCTCGACGGCCTGCCGATCGGCTCCGGCCCTGCTGAGCTCATGGTGACACACCCCCAGCACGGGTCGTGGACCCGGTCCATCGTCATCGGCAACCACTGCGTGGTCGTCCCGGACATCGAACTCGGCGCCTGA
- a CDS encoding bifunctional 3-(3-hydroxy-phenyl)propionate/3-hydroxycinnamic acid hydroxylase, giving the protein MNTTTPEHFDAEVAIVGYGPTGLSAALALGHYGIRTVAFERDRDIYPRARAVTVNDWTMRCFQSLGLDEALAQGMDETLGLRWITYAGQQITTLNFPPSRLGRHPQSYAIYQPEMEKTLRAAAERHAGHVDVRFGTEVIDVSQNDTGVTLTVQDLATRQLQTLRARYALACDGGSSAMREHLSLKLIGETRSTRWVVIDARVKRWWPQRHILTFWSDKQRPVVDIALALGNHRWEFPLAEHESEADFQTHDQLWTLLNSLGVTSDDVEIHQHAFYRHHVRYADQWRKGRVFLLGDAAHLMPPWAGSGMQSGIRDAFNLTWKLREVLSGRLPEFLLDSYEAERSPNVRFYTEVAIQLGRIIQQQLSEEELAAMAPKPGEPPPEPPLLRNPWYDAGWFTGEITPDGAVGKMLPQPRVADAAGKRCWLDELLGDGFALLGDGIDPATALSPAERAQWDRVGARYLTVIAPEQGGHGHDDVVDLDGTLLAWMRQHRAPVIAVRPDRFVAAAQGSGLAVPCGS; this is encoded by the coding sequence ATGAACACGACGACCCCGGAACACTTCGACGCGGAAGTTGCCATCGTCGGCTATGGTCCGACAGGCCTGTCGGCCGCCCTGGCGCTGGGCCACTACGGCATCCGCACGGTGGCCTTCGAACGCGACCGCGACATTTACCCTCGCGCCCGTGCGGTGACCGTGAACGACTGGACCATGCGCTGCTTCCAGTCGCTGGGCCTGGACGAAGCTTTGGCGCAAGGCATGGATGAGACGTTGGGCCTGCGTTGGATCACCTATGCCGGCCAGCAGATCACCACGCTGAACTTCCCGCCATCGCGCCTAGGCAGGCATCCGCAGTCCTATGCGATCTACCAGCCGGAGATGGAGAAGACGCTGCGGGCGGCTGCGGAGCGCCACGCCGGCCATGTGGACGTGCGTTTCGGCACTGAAGTGATCGATGTCAGTCAGAACGACACGGGGGTGACCCTGACGGTGCAGGATCTGGCGACGCGGCAGCTGCAGACGCTGCGAGCTCGGTATGCCCTGGCCTGTGACGGTGGCTCCAGCGCCATGCGAGAACACCTCAGCCTGAAGCTGATCGGCGAGACGCGCTCCACCCGCTGGGTGGTCATTGACGCCCGGGTCAAGCGCTGGTGGCCACAGCGGCACATCCTGACCTTTTGGTCCGACAAGCAGCGGCCAGTGGTGGACATCGCGCTGGCGCTGGGCAACCACCGTTGGGAGTTCCCGCTGGCCGAGCACGAGTCCGAGGCGGACTTCCAGACACACGACCAACTCTGGACGCTGCTGAACTCGCTGGGCGTGACGAGTGACGATGTGGAAATCCACCAGCACGCCTTCTACCGCCACCACGTGCGCTATGCCGACCAGTGGCGCAAGGGCCGCGTCTTCCTGCTCGGCGATGCGGCGCACCTGATGCCGCCCTGGGCGGGCTCGGGCATGCAGTCAGGCATTCGCGACGCCTTCAACCTCACCTGGAAGCTGCGCGAGGTGCTCTCCGGCCGGCTGCCGGAATTCCTGCTCGACAGCTACGAAGCCGAGCGGTCGCCCAACGTGCGCTTCTACACCGAGGTGGCCATCCAGCTCGGCCGCATCATCCAGCAGCAGCTCAGCGAGGAGGAGCTTGCCGCGATGGCGCCCAAGCCGGGTGAGCCGCCGCCCGAGCCGCCACTCTTGCGCAACCCCTGGTACGACGCCGGCTGGTTCACCGGCGAGATCACGCCAGACGGGGCCGTGGGCAAGATGCTGCCGCAGCCCCGGGTGGCCGATGCGGCCGGCAAGCGCTGCTGGCTCGATGAGCTGCTGGGCGACGGCTTTGCCCTGCTGGGTGACGGCATCGATCCGGCCACTGCGCTCAGCCCGGCAGAGCGGGCCCAGTGGGACCGCGTTGGTGCACGGTACCTGACGGTGATCGCGCCCGAGCAAGGGGGGCACGGCCACGACGATGTGGTGGACCTGGACGGCACGCTGCTGGCCTGGATGCGACAGCACCGGGCGCCCGTGATTGCAGTGCGGCCGGATCGCTTCGTGGCGGCGGCGCAGGGATCCGGCTTGGCAGTTCCTTGCGGCAGCTGA
- a CDS encoding 3-keto-5-aminohexanoate cleavage protein, protein MQEKIVITCALTGAGPLSRNPAQPITPRQIAESGLAAAEAGAAILHVHVRDPQTGQFSGDLALYEEAVGLIREQNPGVILNLTTGLGSGFYPEDPLLPVKAGPDTHIWTPEKRVEHVLKLRPEICTLDLVTAQVFGGIVISTEQVLTRMATLVRDAGVKPEIELFDSGDAVLAKHLIQRGVLDGPGMYSFVMGLNFTMPADTETMTYIRNLLPAGAQWQGFGIGRDEFPMAMQSALLGGHVRVGMEDNAFISRGKFAASNAELVEKAKRMVTDLGPEIATPDEARAILGLKC, encoded by the coding sequence ATGCAAGAGAAGATCGTCATCACCTGCGCCCTGACCGGCGCCGGCCCGTTGTCCAGAAACCCGGCCCAGCCCATCACGCCCCGGCAGATCGCGGAGTCAGGCCTGGCCGCCGCCGAGGCCGGCGCGGCCATCCTGCATGTGCACGTGCGCGACCCGCAGACCGGCCAGTTCTCCGGTGACCTGGCCCTCTACGAGGAAGCGGTGGGGCTGATCCGCGAACAGAACCCGGGAGTGATCCTCAACCTGACCACCGGCCTGGGCTCGGGCTTTTACCCAGAGGATCCGCTGCTGCCGGTCAAGGCCGGTCCGGACACCCACATCTGGACCCCCGAGAAGCGCGTCGAGCATGTGCTCAAGCTCCGCCCGGAGATCTGCACGCTGGACCTGGTAACGGCCCAAGTCTTCGGCGGCATCGTCATCAGCACCGAGCAGGTGCTAACGCGCATGGCGACCCTGGTGCGCGATGCCGGCGTGAAGCCGGAAATCGAGCTGTTCGACAGCGGTGATGCGGTGCTGGCCAAGCACCTCATCCAGCGCGGCGTGCTCGATGGGCCGGGCATGTACTCCTTCGTGATGGGCCTGAACTTCACCATGCCGGCCGACACCGAGACCATGACCTACATCCGCAACCTGCTGCCCGCTGGTGCGCAATGGCAAGGCTTCGGCATCGGCCGCGACGAGTTCCCAATGGCGATGCAATCCGCCCTGCTGGGCGGCCATGTGCGGGTTGGCATGGAAGACAACGCCTTCATCTCGCGCGGCAAGTTCGCTGCCAGCAATGCTGAACTGGTGGAAAAGGCCAAACGCATGGTCACCGACCTGGGGCCGGAGATCGCGACGCCTGACGAGGCACGCGCGATCCTCGGTCTGAAGTGCTGA
- a CDS encoding Bug family tripartite tricarboxylate transporter substrate binding protein: MTPLPVSSMRRRLITVLAAGGLWPALAAAQLARTATLLVPQPAGNPTDALARKLQPLLQKALGQTTIVENLPGAGGSLGVSRLLATPAEQTVLVVASQTEPILTPLAFASARYKPEDLRPVGLVGRTPYVLVGRPDLPATNMTELVALASQPGSQPLSLGHIGQGSMIHLLGEQWARRLGLSLNLVPYRGLPPVVQDLMGGQLDLTFLPLGGNSPALIETGKLRAYGVSSPAVAARLPKLPTLSSTDRRLADFVHHTWAALFVSRSLPAGEVQRLHAAVAASLADPEVIRYSQSTGVEVASPMSLEELERFYAGETRQYQALAKSLGVLPQ; this comes from the coding sequence ATGACACCCCTGCCCGTTTCGTCGATGCGACGCCGCCTGATCACCGTTCTGGCTGCAGGTGGGCTGTGGCCCGCTCTTGCTGCGGCCCAGCTGGCCCGTACGGCCACGCTGCTGGTCCCTCAGCCCGCGGGCAATCCCACCGATGCGTTGGCGCGCAAGCTGCAGCCGTTGCTGCAGAAGGCACTGGGCCAGACCACCATCGTCGAGAACCTGCCGGGTGCTGGGGGTTCCCTGGGGGTGTCCAGGCTGCTGGCGACACCGGCCGAGCAGACCGTGCTTGTGGTGGCTTCACAGACCGAGCCGATCCTGACGCCGCTGGCGTTTGCGAGCGCGCGCTACAAGCCGGAAGACCTTCGTCCCGTCGGTCTGGTCGGTCGTACTCCCTACGTGCTGGTTGGGCGCCCGGACCTGCCGGCAACGAACATGACCGAGCTGGTGGCATTGGCATCGCAGCCGGGTTCTCAGCCCCTGAGTCTTGGGCACATCGGCCAGGGCTCGATGATCCACCTGTTGGGTGAGCAGTGGGCCCGCCGGCTGGGCCTGTCGCTCAACCTGGTGCCGTACCGAGGGCTGCCGCCGGTGGTGCAGGATCTGATGGGCGGGCAGCTCGACCTGACCTTCCTGCCACTCGGGGGCAACAGCCCAGCACTCATCGAGACCGGCAAATTGCGTGCCTACGGGGTGAGCTCGCCAGCCGTCGCTGCCCGACTGCCGAAGCTGCCAACCCTGTCGTCAACCGATCGGCGCCTGGCCGACTTCGTCCACCACACCTGGGCGGCGCTGTTCGTCTCACGGTCGCTGCCTGCGGGCGAGGTGCAGCGGCTGCACGCCGCCGTCGCAGCGTCGCTGGCCGATCCAGAAGTTATCCGCTACTCCCAATCCACCGGGGTGGAGGTCGCCAGCCCGATGTCGTTGGAGGAGCTGGAGCGGTTCTACGCCGGAGAAACGCGGCAGTACCAGGCGTTGGCGAAGTCGCTGGGTGTGTTGCCCCAGTGA
- a CDS encoding IS110 family transposase, whose product MEVIYPRCAGLDVHKETVVACVRIARDGPPLQEVRTFQTTTSGLLALGDWLDSFGVEHVAMEATGVYWKPVWHVLEGHFELVLANAAHVKNVPGRKTDVNDAMWLADLLAHGLIRASFVPPVAVQELRSLTRTRKQFVRERSAHVQRIEKVLEDANLKLGVVLADIVGKSGRAVLQALIGGERDPERLVSLVSVRVKASRAELLEALRGRVSAHHRFMLKLHLGHIDALDQAIAAIEKEVGQGLAPFRHAAKLLSTMPGLSEVSAHVVVAEIGIDMSRFATPAHLLSWACMCPRNDESAGKRRSVRLRRGGRWLKTTLVQAAWAAIKVKGSYLQAQFHRLRARRGAKKAIIGVAASMLTAAWHMLRDGTEWHDLGAAHFDRADAHKTATRLVRRLQQIGYAVQLTPAA is encoded by the coding sequence ATGGAAGTGATCTACCCGCGCTGCGCCGGACTGGACGTGCACAAGGAGACGGTGGTGGCGTGCGTGCGCATCGCCCGCGACGGCCCACCCTTGCAGGAGGTGCGCACCTTCCAGACGACTACCTCGGGCCTGCTGGCCCTTGGCGACTGGCTCGACTCCTTCGGCGTCGAGCACGTCGCCATGGAGGCCACCGGCGTGTACTGGAAGCCAGTGTGGCACGTGCTCGAAGGCCACTTCGAGCTCGTGCTGGCCAACGCCGCGCACGTGAAGAACGTTCCTGGCCGCAAGACCGACGTCAACGACGCGATGTGGCTGGCGGACTTGCTGGCCCACGGCCTGATCCGCGCCAGCTTCGTGCCGCCGGTGGCGGTACAGGAACTGCGCTCGCTCACGCGCACCCGCAAGCAGTTCGTGCGCGAGCGCAGCGCGCACGTCCAACGCATCGAGAAGGTGCTCGAAGACGCCAACTTGAAGCTTGGCGTCGTGCTGGCCGATATCGTGGGCAAGAGCGGCCGGGCCGTGTTGCAGGCCCTCATCGGCGGCGAGCGCGATCCCGAGCGCCTGGTCTCGCTGGTCAGCGTGCGCGTCAAGGCCAGCCGTGCCGAGTTGCTCGAAGCGCTGCGCGGCCGCGTCAGCGCTCACCACCGCTTCATGCTCAAGCTGCACCTGGGGCACATCGATGCGCTGGATCAGGCCATCGCCGCCATCGAGAAGGAGGTGGGTCAAGGGCTGGCGCCCTTTCGGCACGCCGCCAAGCTGCTGAGCACCATGCCGGGCCTCAGCGAGGTCAGCGCCCATGTGGTCGTGGCCGAGATCGGTATCGACATGTCGCGCTTCGCCACCCCGGCTCATCTGCTGTCCTGGGCCTGCATGTGCCCGCGCAACGACGAGAGCGCCGGCAAGCGTCGCAGCGTTCGCTTGCGCCGTGGCGGCAGGTGGCTCAAGACCACCCTCGTGCAAGCCGCCTGGGCAGCCATCAAAGTCAAGGGCAGCTACCTGCAGGCGCAGTTCCACCGCCTGCGCGCTCGTCGCGGCGCCAAGAAGGCGATCATCGGCGTGGCCGCCTCGATGCTCACCGCGGCTTGGCACATGCTGCGCGACGGCACCGAGTGGCATGACCTCGGCGCCGCCCACTTCGATCGCGCCGACGCCCACAAGACCGCCACCCGACTGGTGCGCAGGCTTCAGCAGATCGGTTACGCCGTACAACTCACGCCGGCTGCATGA
- a CDS encoding VOC family protein, translating into MTPTITELGYLGFEVSNLPRWERFATEVLGLGLEAGPMATCWLRMDAAPARFILHAGAADDFAYAGWRVSSTSDLEAFARHLDAQGVPARWGNDAELDVRHAERMLHFTDPEGNRHEVYVARASALTACPSPLVPSGFVTGAGGVGHVVFEASDYPATTEFARRVLGVRLSDHIHLEPAPGVKIEVSFFHANERHHSLAVAPRSPMPGAKKRIHHFMIEMGSMADVGRARDRCLEFGLPVVMDLGQHPNDRMVSFYGHSPSGFLFECGWGGVKVDDATWQPDAYDRVSNWGHRPYGAMPGTVPGIPAAVVEVA; encoded by the coding sequence ATGACCCCTACGATCACGGAACTCGGCTACCTTGGCTTCGAGGTCAGCAACCTGCCACGCTGGGAACGCTTTGCCACCGAGGTCCTGGGCCTCGGCCTGGAGGCCGGGCCGATGGCCACCTGCTGGCTGCGCATGGACGCCGCGCCGGCCCGCTTCATCCTGCACGCCGGTGCGGCCGACGACTTCGCCTATGCCGGGTGGAGGGTGTCCTCGACGTCTGACCTGGAGGCCTTTGCCCGGCACCTGGATGCGCAGGGCGTACCTGCCCGATGGGGCAACGACGCGGAACTCGATGTGCGTCACGCCGAACGCATGCTGCACTTCACCGACCCCGAGGGCAATCGCCATGAGGTCTACGTCGCGCGAGCGTCGGCGCTGACGGCCTGCCCGTCACCGCTCGTGCCATCGGGATTCGTGACCGGGGCAGGCGGCGTGGGCCATGTGGTGTTCGAGGCCTCGGACTACCCGGCCACGACCGAGTTCGCCCGTCGCGTGTTGGGTGTGCGGCTCAGCGATCACATCCACCTGGAGCCCGCGCCCGGCGTGAAGATCGAGGTGTCCTTTTTCCATGCCAATGAAAGGCACCACTCGTTGGCCGTGGCGCCCCGCTCACCGATGCCCGGAGCGAAGAAGCGCATCCACCATTTCATGATCGAGATGGGGTCCATGGCTGACGTTGGCCGGGCGCGTGACCGCTGCCTGGAGTTCGGCCTGCCGGTGGTGATGGACCTGGGCCAGCACCCGAACGACCGGATGGTGTCCTTCTACGGCCACTCGCCGTCGGGTTTCCTGTTTGAGTGCGGCTGGGGCGGGGTCAAGGTGGACGATGCCACCTGGCAGCCGGACGCCTACGACCGCGTCAGCAACTGGGGGCATCGTCCGTATGGGGCAATGCCCGGCACGGTGCCCGGCATCCCGGCTGCTGTGGTGGAGGTGGCCTAG
- a CDS encoding helix-turn-helix domain-containing protein has protein sequence MLTAIQPGALALLRCEWPNWSGPFLPPALLATLQARRSVFLGRSLHAQFCWRHELLYVSLRPRQALDRLTPRERDVAQAHAAGHSYREVAEELGMSPVTVRHHLRSAYTKLDVQDKAMLARVLSGPD, from the coding sequence GTGCTGACGGCGATTCAGCCCGGCGCCTTGGCCTTGCTGCGCTGCGAGTGGCCGAACTGGTCCGGCCCCTTCCTGCCACCGGCCCTGTTGGCCACCCTCCAAGCCCGGCGCAGCGTCTTCCTGGGGCGCAGCCTGCACGCGCAATTCTGCTGGCGCCACGAACTGCTCTACGTCAGCCTGCGCCCCCGGCAAGCCTTGGATCGCCTCACCCCGCGTGAGCGAGATGTTGCCCAGGCCCATGCGGCCGGCCACAGCTACCGTGAAGTGGCCGAGGAGCTGGGCATGTCACCCGTGACCGTGCGACACCATCTGCGATCGGCGTACACCAAGCTGGATGTACAAGACAAGGCCATGCTGGCCCGCGTGTTGTCGGGCCCGGACTGA
- a CDS encoding aromatic ring-hydroxylating dioxygenase subunit alpha, with product MAFVRNTWYCAGWSKDFSRQPITRTLLGEPLMLWRNEAGEAVILSNRCSHRFAPLHKGCVQGDTAACPYHGLKFDSRGQCVHNPHGDGHIPKAAHLRSYPVAERAGVVWVWMGEAEKADAQQILPEAHTGFLQAVEQFSVATGHLEVSGNNLLVMDNLLDLTHAPYVHPKTVGGAPEDSVEAGMQVGIEEDDRSITSTYFCPSMKPTPQLRPLFREEQGDFRVRMRWQPASSLAMRLSMTPCGQADGSGVVLPLLHLLTPIDEHRTHYFFALGRNVALGVPEADAEMAEFARRAFEEEDEPMISACQAQMGTSDLFSLRPVLLQTDVANVKARRRVEALIVQEAGR from the coding sequence ATGGCATTCGTCCGTAACACGTGGTACTGCGCCGGCTGGTCGAAGGACTTCAGCCGTCAACCCATCACCCGAACCCTGCTGGGTGAGCCGCTGATGCTGTGGCGCAATGAAGCCGGCGAGGCCGTGATTCTGTCCAACCGCTGCTCGCATCGCTTTGCTCCCCTGCACAAGGGCTGCGTGCAAGGCGACACCGCTGCCTGCCCGTACCATGGGCTGAAGTTCGACAGCCGCGGGCAGTGCGTTCACAACCCTCACGGTGACGGCCACATCCCCAAGGCGGCGCACCTGCGCTCGTACCCCGTGGCCGAGCGCGCCGGGGTGGTATGGGTGTGGATGGGTGAAGCAGAGAAGGCCGATGCGCAGCAGATCCTGCCCGAGGCTCACACGGGTTTCCTCCAGGCTGTCGAGCAGTTCTCCGTGGCGACCGGGCATCTGGAGGTCAGTGGCAACAACCTGCTGGTCATGGACAACCTGCTCGATCTCACCCATGCGCCCTATGTGCACCCGAAAACGGTGGGGGGTGCCCCGGAGGATTCGGTCGAGGCGGGCATGCAGGTCGGCATCGAGGAAGACGATCGCAGCATCACGTCCACCTACTTCTGTCCGTCCATGAAGCCAACCCCGCAACTGCGTCCACTGTTTCGTGAGGAGCAGGGCGACTTCCGCGTTCGCATGCGCTGGCAACCGGCCAGCAGCCTGGCCATGCGGCTGAGCATGACCCCCTGCGGCCAGGCGGACGGCAGTGGAGTGGTGCTGCCGCTGCTGCACCTGCTCACGCCCATCGATGAGCACCGCACCCACTACTTCTTTGCCCTCGGCCGCAACGTGGCTCTTGGCGTACCCGAAGCCGACGCTGAAATGGCCGAATTCGCCCGCCGCGCCTTCGAAGAGGAGGACGAACCGATGATCTCCGCCTGCCAGGCGCAGATGGGTACCTCGGACCTGTTCAGCCTGCGTCCCGTGCTGCTGCAGACGGATGTAGCGAACGTCAAGGCACGGCGCCGGGTGGAAGCGCTGATCGTGCAGGAGGCAGGTCGTTGA